TGATGTAGCGCAGGATTGTTGACGGCACTATTAAGATGgctgttgaagttgttaaATCCTGGAGTACCACCTCCATTGTTGGCATTTGGAGTATTATAGCCAGTGTTGACAGTTGAAGGTAGCTCTGAGTAAGTTGTGGGTCTTAGAATAAGAAATCGTGCTTGAAGGTTAACAAAGATAGCTTCTTTAAGACCCTTGATACGAGAACCACGACCTGTGATAATTAAATTATCCCAAATATCCTGGCGACGAATAATTTGATCTATCCTCTTAATCGCTTCTCCAACACTAAAGGTAAGTTTATCCACCAGCGTCTCAGTACCGTGAAATCGCTGTTTACCTACTTCAATAGTCTTGCCATTACGGTCTACGAAGCTATTGAACTCTCTATCCATATTAGGAGGCTCAACTTTCTTGGCGCCGCCAGATTCTTCGTTTTGTTTTGCTCGCTCTCGCTCGGCCAAAATCTCTCTTGTACGACCACTAGCAACAATAGCAGCTACATCTACAACACCATCATCCTCTAAATTATTATCCTCAGACGCATCAGGATTCAATCCAAACCATGAGTTTTTCGTATCGTCTTCACTGAGAACTTCATATATAGGCGATTTTTTGAGATCTTCAGCCTGTTCCCATGACAGATCTGGTAACAGTTTCGTGATTTCACTGGTTATCGAGTCCCCACCATACGGAATAGTTATAACGGCGTTCTCTACCACTTGAAAATCGGATATAGGACTAATTTCAGTCCGCTCTTTGCCAATATCGATTATGAGCGAGAATGGAGTGTTGTGAGCATAAGCCACTACTTGACAAGTAGGAATTAATGTGAAGCCTGTTACTTGGATAGTCTCAAATGCGTATTGAGTGATGCTTTCAATCTGACCTCTGGTCCATTGGCTTGGTGTTACCAGTAGTAGCGCTGGGGGAATATAACTGGCGACAGGTTTCGTTGCCGATTTATAGATAAgtttaataaaataattcaatGCCGCTAAATCCACGATTTTTGATGCAACAATTGGACGAACAGCATCTTTTTCTACTCCGGTACTCTTGAATTTTCCTTCATTCTCTGGATCTTTATATACTACAGTAGGAAGCTCAATAGTAGCTGGAGCCAGAGATTCACCCAGGCCATATTGAGCCTGTGTCAGTTCAGACCCAAGAGAGATAATCTTTTATTGGTTAGACTTTATTGAACTGAAAACTGAGCTCCTGTTCGAGGAGCTTGGGTCGACGGAGtgaagaataaaatatatgcCCTTTTACCCTTCCCTCTTTCAACCAATTGCAGCACACCAGACTTTCAACTACTTACAAACAGATTATTGTCACGAAATATCGGCATTATTAACAATTTATGCTCTTAGAACCCAGAACCCAAAGTCTAGACTGGAATTTCGTTACTACAAGACGCGTCCGTCTAGCATTGCAGATGTATTTCACATTTTCGACTCCGTAACAAAATATCCCACTTATTGATTAAACCTGAAATAAAATGTGTAATGTGAAGATGCATTGCATAAATATGCAGATGATTCAGGTTTAAATTACCAGGAGATCATAtcataataaaaaatcaacTTCATCA
The Sugiyamaella lignohabitans strain CBS 10342 chromosome A, complete sequence genome window above contains:
- the ARP9 gene encoding Arp9p (Component of both the SWI/SNF and RSC chromatin remodeling complexes; actin-related protein involved in transcriptional regulation; GO_component: GO:0016586 - RSC complex [Evidence IDA] [PMID 10619019]; GO_component: GO:0016586 - RSC complex [Evidence IDA] [PMID 12183366]; GO_component: GO:0016586 - RSC complex [Evidence IDA] [PMID 9844636]; GO_component: GO:0016514 - SWI/SNF complex [Evidence IDA] [PMID 18644858]; GO_component: GO:0016514 - SWI/SNF complex [Evidence IDA] [PMID 8127913]; GO_component: GO:0016514 - SWI/SNF complex [Evidence IDA] [PMID 9726966]; GO_component: GO:0016514 - SWI/SNF complex [Evidence IDA] [PMID 9844636]; GO_component: GO:0005634 - nucleus [Evidence IEA,IEA]; GO_component: GO:0005634 - nucleus [Evidence IDA] [PMID 11011149]; GO_function: GO:0015616 - DNA translocase activity [Evidence IDA] [PMID 12183366]; GO_function: GO:0015616 - DNA translocase activity [Evidence IDA] [PMID 16455496]; GO_function: GO:0015616 - DNA translocase activity [Evidence IDA] [PMID 17188033]; GO_function: GO:0015616 - DNA translocase activity [Evidence IDA] [PMID 17918861]; GO_process: GO:0043044 - ATP-dependent chromatin remodeling [Evidence IDA,IDA] [PMID 12183366]; GO_process: GO:0016568 - chromatin modification [Evidence IEA]; GO_process: GO:0006325 - chromatin organization [Evidence IGI] [PMID 12805231]; GO_process: GO:0006337 - nucleosome disassembly [Evidence IDA] [PMID 16492771]; GO_process: GO:0042766 - nucleosome mobilization [Evidence IDA] [PMID 17496903]; GO_process: GO:0016584 - nucleosome positioning [Evidence IMP] [PMID 21343911]; GO_process: GO:0045944 - positive regulation of transcription from RNA polymerase II promoter [Evidence IMP] [PMID 9726966]; GO_process: GO:0006355 - regulation of transcription, DNA-templated [Evidence IEA]; GO_process: GO:0006368 - transcription elongation from RNA polymerase II promoter [Evidence IDA] [PMID 17081996]; GO_process: GO:0006351 - transcription, DNA-templated [Evidence IEA]), with product MNKFTDYFCRAAQLQPSYAPELTIVGTALGGLVPNVSSVLLQINGGPFAGLIPAGINGMVAQYSELQDVINQYILPDKKAKFDDSKSQCLLSDFAEYVDTNFWTWFNNGNEFFYDARTQKVINENTMGVDPTQIPITPLYFYQSDEDEVAPIVATNTLYNQWCSKGVSINFQKSLVSEHISESIEGSAAAYSWLLDRLNGKPVAKGCSTATSLFSNALQNLQVFGSIIAATIELPTVVYKDPENEGKFKSTGVEKDAVRPIVASKIVDLAALNYFIKLIYKSATKPVASYIPPALLLVTPSQWTRGQIESITQYAFETIQVTGFTLIPTCQVVAYAHNTPFSLIIDIGKERTEISPISDFQVVENAVITIPYGGDSITSEITKLLPDLSWEQAEDLKKSPIYEVLSEDDTKNSWFGLNPDASEDNNLEDDGVVDVAAIVASGRTREILAERERAKQNEESGGAKKVEPPNMDREFNSFVDRNGKTIEVGKQRFHGTETLVDKLTFSVGEAIKRIDQIIRRQDIWDNLIITGRGSRIKGLKEAIFVNLQARFLILRPTTYSELPSTVNTGYNTPNANNGGGTPGFNNFNSHLNSAVNNPALHQGHGQAPTSIKLAKMPEYFPEWKGHGWEDVAFLGAEIAAKQYFTGSIDNVYMSRNDYNSFGPAYIWEVI